The genomic interval TCTCAAGACGCTCCGGCGGAGGGGCACCGCGATGGGCGTAGCTAAAGCTCCGGTCCTACAGAAGTACCACAGGCTGCCAGCCTGTGTCGCAAACGCCGAGCCCCACCGATCATTTTCCGCGAAGGACGCTACACTCTTCCGATTGCGAAACGGCTCTCAAGACGCTCCGGCGGAGAGGCAGCGCGATGGGCGTAGCTAAAGCTCCGTCCCTACTCTGAACCTACGCACGAGAGCTGGAAGCTCTCGCTACTTTGGGCCTGTAAGACCGCGGGAGGGCTGGAAAACCTTTCAAATTTTGGCAGGCCCGCAGGGATTCGAACCCCGACAAGCAGTACCAAAAACTGCTGTGCTACCATTACACCACGGGCCTCCAAAGGGATAAACAAAGTAGTCTTTCCCGCTGGCGTCAAGGCGTCATTCTCGGATATTTTCGAGAAATTATGCCGACGGTAATCACATCGATGCACGTACGGGAAGATTGCCAAACGCAATTCCACGATTTCCAAGTAAAGATCAGTCTCTTGGTTCGGGAACAGCCTGGGTTCTCGGGGCGAGAGGTCATTTGCCCTGTAGCGCCCTATCAAGAAGCCTGGGTGATCCTCTTCCGGTTCGACAACAACGAGAACTTACAAAGCTGGCTCCACCACCCCGAAAGGCTTCGCCTCTTGGAGGAAATCGGCGCAAGCCTGGAAAAACCGATGAGTTTTCAAGTGGTGGCATCCGATCCCAAGAGCCCCCAACCCGCCTCCGCGGTTTTCTCTCATCGGGTCCAACCGGAGAAGGAGGAGCAATTTCACGACTGGAAACGCCGGCTCATCGAAGCCCGCAGCCATTTCCCGGGCTTACTGGATTCCGAAATGTACGAGCCGGTCCCCGGGATCCAAGAGGATTGGATCGACATCGTCCGGTTCGACAGTTCTGAAAACCTCAATGCTTGGTTCAATTCCGCGGAGCGAAAGCAGTTTCTCGAGGAAGCAAAAGAACTCTCGATCGATTCCTCCGCCCATTCCGTCGCCACGGGGCTGGAAAACTGGTTTCACCTTCAAGAAGACGAAGGCCAGTCCACTCCCTCGATCCCTTCTTGGAAACAGGCATCTCTCGTTCTCCTCGCTCTCTTCCCCGTGGCTCTCATCGTTCATCTCATTCTTCGTCCTCTTCCGGCAGAGCTCCCTTGGCCCGCTAAAGTTCTCTTCGGCAATTTCATCGGAGTTGCGGCACTCACCTGGGTGCTCATGCCCCGGATTAGTCAGCTCTTTGCCTTCTGGTGTCGCCCTCCCGCTCAATCAAGGAATTGGCGAGTACACCTATTGGGCGGAATCCTTCTTTACGGAATCATCTTCTCGATACTCGCCCTCGCAATCGGATTGCTGGGGTGAAGACTGGGGAATCGGAGTGAAATGGCCTCTTTGGCGAGCTAGCGGGGATAGAAGAAATTGCGGACTGATGGTCGATCCAGCGCAAATCGAGAGCTGGACTTGTCCTGCGAAGCTGCAAATCGAGAGCTGGAAGCTCTCGCTACTTTGGCTAGAACCCCGTTCTCGCATGACTTTCAGCCATCCTGATTCTCCTGTAAAAGAGTGCCTTTGACGAACAGGAATGACGAGGCCATAGGGCCCGAATGAAGAGAGACGGCTTCTCTCCAAACAAGGAAAGGCGCATTTCCATACCGTGCAGCTTTAGCAAACGGACCTCGTAATAGAGCGGCAAGAGCG from Puniceicoccus vermicola carries:
- a CDS encoding antibiotic biosynthesis monooxygenase, with product MPTVITSMHVREDCQTQFHDFQVKISLLVREQPGFSGREVICPVAPYQEAWVILFRFDNNENLQSWLHHPERLRLLEEIGASLEKPMSFQVVASDPKSPQPASAVFSHRVQPEKEEQFHDWKRRLIEARSHFPGLLDSEMYEPVPGIQEDWIDIVRFDSSENLNAWFNSAERKQFLEEAKELSIDSSAHSVATGLENWFHLQEDEGQSTPSIPSWKQASLVLLALFPVALIVHLILRPLPAELPWPAKVLFGNFIGVAALTWVLMPRISQLFAFWCRPPAQSRNWRVHLLGGILLYGIIFSILALAIGLLG